Within the Catalinimonas niigatensis genome, the region CACCAGCAGAAGAATTTACTCAAGGTAGATTCAAGGAAATAATAACGGATAATGTAGCCTCACCTCAAAAATCTGTGAAAAAGGTGCTGCTGTGTTCTGGAAAAATTTACTATGAATTGGCAGAAAAGAGAGAGGAAGAAAAACGTAAAGATGTTGCCATTATCAGGATCGAGCAGCTTCATCCTTTCCCAGAAAAACAAGTGACCAAAGAACTCATGAAATACAAAGAGGCTAAAGTATACTGGGTGCAGGAAGAACCTGAAAATATGGGCTACTGGGCTTTTATGCTTAGAACCTACCGCCAGGTAAATATGGAAATCATCTCACGAAAACCTGCAGCTTCGCCGGCTACCGGATATGGTAAGATGCATGCCAAAGAACAAGCAGAAATCTTAAATAAAGCATTTGCGTAAAAACATGTGCTTATCCATCAAATAAATTTCATAATCAATATTATATGAACTTAGAAATTAAAGTTCCTACCGTAGGCGAATCTATCACAGAAGTTACCATTGCTGAATGGACTAAAAAGGAAGGGGATTACGTCGAAATGGACGAAGTGATTGCCGAATTAGAATCTGATAAAGCAACTTTTGAACTTAACGCTGAACAGGCTGGTATTCTTCATATTAAAACAGAGGCTGGAGAAACTGTAGAGATAGGTACTGTCATTTGTGAGATTGACACTTCTGCAAGTAGTAATGGTCAAGAGGCTGATAAAGAAAAGAATGCATCATCTGAAGATACTCAAAAAGAAGAGCAAGTTCCTGAGAAAACTGCGAGTGGCGATGATGCTCAGGAAGGAGGCAAAGCTATAGAGATGAAAATTCCTACCGTTGGCGAGTCCATCACTGAAGTTACGATTTCTGAATGGTTGAAAAATGACGGAGATCAGGTAGAGATGGATGAGGTAATTGCTGAAATTGAATCTGACAAAGCAACGTTTGAACTCACTGCCGAAGCTGCTGGTATCCTTCGCATCAAGGCTGAAGCAGGAGAAACATTAGAAATTGGCACATTGGCTTGTGTGATTGAAACAAATGGTCAGGGAGGAGCTTCTCCATCAAAAGATCAGGATTCAGGAAAAGAGAAAACCCCTGCTTCTAAATCAGGAACAGATAAAGCTGGTAAAGACAACGGACGTGAGACTTATGCTACCGGACATGCTTCTCCGGCAGCGGCTAAAATACTCGCTGAAAAAGGAATTGAGGCCAAGCAAGTAAAAGGTACTGGTGTAGATGGCCGTATTACTAAAGAAGATGCTGAAAAGGCAGAGAAATCGGCTCCCGCTGATCGCCAGAAAGCAGAAACTAAACCTTCTGAAGCCAAAGAAAAAACTGCTTCTAAAGCTACAGGAGATGGCGACAGACAGCAGCATCGTGAAAAAATGACGAGTCTGCGTAAGACAAT harbors:
- the odhB gene encoding 2-oxoglutarate dehydrogenase complex dihydrolipoyllysine-residue succinyltransferase; this translates as MNLEIKVPTVGESITEVTIAEWTKKEGDYVEMDEVIAELESDKATFELNAEQAGILHIKTEAGETVEIGTVICEIDTSASSNGQEADKEKNASSEDTQKEEQVPEKTASGDDAQEGGKAIEMKIPTVGESITEVTISEWLKNDGDQVEMDEVIAEIESDKATFELTAEAAGILRIKAEAGETLEIGTLACVIETNGQGGASPSKDQDSGKEKTPASKSGTDKAGKDNGRETYATGHASPAAAKILAEKGIEAKQVKGTGVDGRITKEDAEKAEKSAPADRQKAETKPSEAKEKTASKATGDGDRQQHREKMTSLRKTISRRLVAAKNETAMLTTFNEVDMKPVMDLRKKYKDAFKEKYEVNLGFMSFFTKAACMALKEWPAVNAFIDGEELVFNDFCDVSIAVSSPKGLVVPVIRNAESMSFDQVEKEVVRLAIKAREGKLSIDEMTGGTFTITNGGIFGSMLSTPIINQPQSAILGMHNIVERPVAINGQVEIRPIMYVALSYDHRVIDGRESVSFLYRIKELIEDPSRLLLGI